The window GCACCGAGAGCGCCCTGGTGTCGGCCATCGACCACGCCCGCCCGGGTGGGACGGTCTCGATACCGGCCGTCTACTGGGAGGGGATCACCATCCCGAACATCATGTCCATGTTCCTGAAGGAGGTCAGCCTCAGGCCGTCGTCCATGTACGGCTGTTCGGGACGCCACGGGCCGGACGTACGGGAGATCGACGAGGCGGCGACCCTGCTGGCGGCGGTTCCCGAGCTCTCCGACGCGGTCATCACCCACCGGTTCACCCTGGACGACGCCCCCGAGGCCTTCCGGGTGGCCGCCGATCGTCCGGCCGGGGCCATCAAGGTGGTGTTGGAGCCCTAGGACGGTGCCGTACGCGCGGATCCCGTAGTCCCGGTGACGGCGCCTCAGGCCAGGGTCACCGACGGGAGCGGGTACCGGCTGTCGCGCGAGAACACCTCGCGCACCAGCGGCTCGAACTCCTCGAGTGCCATCTCGTCGTAGTTCCGCTCGAAGCAGTTCTGGTCGTACTCGGCGCAGAACGCCGCGCAGTCGTCGAACCACCGGTGTTCCCGGAACTGCTCACGGGCGTCAGGGTCCGCTCCGAGGTGGTGGAAGTAGTAGTACCCCTGGAACACGCCGTGGTGCCGGATGATCCAGTGGGTGCGTTCGTCCACGTAGGGCCGAAGGATGTCGGCGGCCACCGCGCTGTGGTTCTCCGGGGCGATGGGATCGCCAACGTCGTGCAGTAGGGCGGCCACCACCATCTCGTCGTCCTCGCCGTTGCGCAGCGCCCGGGTGGCGCTCTGCAGGCTGTGGTGGAACCGGTCCACCGGGTAGCCCAGCAGCGGGCCCTCCATGGCCTTGAGAGTCGCCAGGAGGTGGTCGGCGAGGTGGGCGGCCTTGTGGGCGACCAGCTCGCGGCAGATCAGCTCGTAGTCCTCCGGGGTGCCGTCCACCATGTGTTCGAAGCTCACGGTCTCCATGGGAGCGAAGTCTGGCAGGCCGACGCACGGGACGGGAGCTCGGTGCTGCGAGGTCGACCGGTAAGGTCGCCGCCGTGCCAGCGGTCGCCGTATCCAACCTCACCAGGTCGTACGGCGACGTGCTGGCAGTCGACGACCTGTCCTTCACCGTGGAGCCCGGCGAGGTGTTTGCCCTGCTGGGGCCTAACGGAGCTGGCAAGTCGACCACGCTCGAGATCCTGGAGGGCCACAGGAGTCGGGACGGCGGCTCGGTGGACGTGCTCGGGCGGGATCCCGGAGACGGTGATCGGGAGTTGCGGGATCGCATCGGAATCGTCCTCCAGGAGGTCGGGATCGAGCGTGAGCTGACCGTACGCGAGGTGCTGGAGCACTACGGCGCCTGCTACACGCGGCGCCGTCCGGTGGACGAGGTGCTGGCCCTCGTCGGCCTGGATGGCCTCGGTGACCGGCGGACCCATCGCATGTCCGGCGGGCAGAAGCGGCGCATCGACCTGGCGACCGGCCTGATCGGTGATCCGGACCTGCTGTTCCTGGACGAGCCGACCACCGGCTTCGACCCGTCGGCACGGCGCCAGGCCTGGGAGGTGGTCGACGGCCTGCGGTTGTTGGGAAAGACGATCCTGCTGACCAGCCACTATATGGACGAGGTCGAGGCGTTGGCCGACCGCGCCTTGGTCATCGTCGGGGGTCGGGCGGTAGCCACCGGTACCCCCGACGAACTACGGGGCAGCGCCGGTAGGGAGACGCTGATACGGGTCCGGTTCCCCGTGGAGGTGAGCGGAACGGTGGACGGCCTGCTGGCCGCGCTGGTGGGCAGGGCCTCTGTGCGCAACGGGGTGCTGGAGGTCCGGACACCAGCACCGACCGCGGATCTCCACCACCTCACCACGTGGGCCGTCGACCGCGGGCTGGAGCTTGACGGCCTGGAGGTCAACCGTCCCACCCTTGAGGACGTGTACCTGGACCTCATCGGCCACGCCGGCGATGCCGACGGCCCGGACAGCCGGGCGGCCCCCGATGGCTGACCGCTTCCCCTCGTCGCTGGGGCTGCTGGCCCGACAGATCGGCTACCAGAACCGCCTGTTTCGGCGGACGGCGATCTCGGCGTTCTTCACGCTGGCCTTTCCGCTCATCTTCCTGCTCCTCGTCGGGGCGATGTTCGGCGACATCGACGTGGCTCCAGGTCAGGTGGTCGCCGCTGCGCAGTTCTACGCCCCGGTCCTGGCGGTGTTCACCGCCGTGTCGGCCACCTACACCAACATCGGGATCGTCACGGCGATCTACCGGGACGAGGGGGTCCTCATGCGGATCCGCAGCACGCCCCTGCCCCGATGGGTCTACATGGGCGGGGTGGTCGGCTCCGGTGTCTTCATCGCCGTGCTCGGCTCGCTGATAATGCTCGCCGTGGGCTTCGGGTTGTACGGCCTCGAGATGGAGGCAGACAGGATTCCGGTGGCCGTGGTCACCTTCGTCGTGGGGGTGGCCTCGTTCTCCCTGCTGGGCCTGGCCCTTGCATCGGTCACGCCCTCCGGGCAGTCGGCGCCGGCGTTGGCCAACGCCACCATCCTGCCGCTGGCGTTCATATCCAACGTGTTCATCGTGGTGCCCGACCCGGCACGCTGGCTGGACGTGGCCGGCGACGTCTTCCCGCTCAAGCCCTTCGTGGAGGCTTTCTACGCCGCCTTCGATCCGTTCCGGACCGGTTCGGCGTGGGAGCCGGGCCTGCTGGCCCGGATCGCCGCCTGGGGCCTGCTCGGCGCCCTCGTCGCAGTCCGTCGATTCAAGTGGGAGCCGTCGACCGGTGCCGGACTGGGGGGCACCCGGGGCCGTCGTACCCGGGGCTGACCCGCAGCTGGCCGGTCCTACGCAGCCGGGCTGGCCCGGAGCCCACGTCAGCCTTCCAGCGCCACCAGGTCCTCGGGGTCGTCGACGTCCCAGGCCAGGTCCGGGTCCAGCAGGCTGCGCCACGCCACGCCCAGGCGCTCGGCCTCGGCCACGTGGGCGGCGAACGAGCCGGGACCGTAGGCGAACCGGAAGCCCACGCCGGTAGGCACCACGGCCACCGGCGTGCCGTCGTGGTGCCGGTCCGGCACCAGGGTGATCCCGTCGAACGCGGCACAGTGGTCCAGGCGGGTGGCCCGTGGCAGGTCGGCGTGGGCCACCACCACGGTGGCCACCCCGTTATTGGCCAGAGCCTCCATGCCGGCCTCCACGGCCCGGTTGAGGCCGGGTCCGTCCACCCTGACCACGTCGGCGCCCTGCGATCGGGCCCAGGCATCGACGTCATCGTCGTCGCAGACCACGGTCACGGGGAGGGGAGCCGCCGCGGTCACCACGGTCTCGGCCATGCGTCGGGCCAGGTCGGCCCGGGCCAGGCCGTCCAGGACCTCGGCCAGTCGGCCCTTGGCCGATCCGAAGGCCTTCACTGGGATCAGCACCGCCACGGCTCCGGACACCGGACCACTGTACGGGTCGATGTCCGGACCGCTCGTTGTTGGCTGTCCACCGGAGCCCGGAGCCCGGAGTCCGGGGTCCTCGTCCCGGGCTGAGCGCGGGTCGTGGGCCCGGGGGGAGTGGGCGCGGGCCCGTAGGGTTGCGCCATGTCGACCGTCGAAGCGGTGTCGAGGGTGGCAGTCATCGGTGCCGGCTCCTGGGGTACGACGGTGGCCGCCCTGCTGGCTCCCGTGGTGCCGACCGTGCTGTGGTCCCGGCGGGCCGACGTGGCCGCCGACGTGTCTGCCGGTCGCGGCAACCGGCGCTATCTGGACGGCTACCCGCTGCCCAGCGAGCTGGAGGCCACCGACGACCTGGCCGTGGCGGTGGGCGGCGCCGATCTGCTGGTGGTCGGCGTGCCCACCCACGGCTTCCGCCACACGCTGGAGTTGGCGGCCGCCGCCGTCGGGTCCCGGACGCCCGTGATCAGTCTGGCAAAGGGCTTCGAGCGTTCGACCGGGTTGCGGATGAGCCAGGTGGCGGCCGAGGTGCTGCCCGGTCGGCCGGTCGGCGTACTGACCGGGCCGAACCTGGCCAGGGAGATCCTGGAGGGGCGATCGGCGGCCACCGTCATCGCAGCCACGGATCCGGCCGCGGCGTCGGCCCTCCAGGGGTTGCTTGCGTCGGACCGGTTTCGGGTCTACACCAACGAAGACCTGGTCGGCTGCGAGCTGGGTGGTGCGCTGAAGAACGTGATCGCCCTGGCCGCCGGTATGGCCGAGGGGCTCGACACCGGCGACAACGCCCGGGCCGCGCTCATCACCCGTGGCCTGGCGGAGATGACCCGGCTGGGCGTCGCCCTGGGGGGCGACCCCATGACCTTCGCCGGCCTAGCCGGCATGGGCGACGTCATGGCCACCTGCATGAGCTCCCAGAGCCGGAACCGGTGGGTGGGTGAACAGGTGGGGCGCGGTGCTGAGCCAGACCGTGTGCTGGCCGGCATGGACCAGGTGGCCGAGGGCGTACGCACGGCCACCGTTGCCTGCGAGCTGGCTGCGAGCGTCGCCATGGAGGTGCCGGTCGCCGAGGGCGTGCGGTCGGTGTTCGACGATGGCCGGTCACCCACCGAGGTCTGGTCGGCGCTCATGGCACGGCGGACCGGCCCCGAGGTGGCGACCACCTGATGGCGCGGTTGGCGGACCGACTCCGGAGGCGTCGCGTGCCGGTTCCGGAAGCGGTGGGCACACGGTTGGGTACCGACGACGGCTTCCGGGCCGTGGTAGACGCCCGCTCGGCCGTCCAGCAGGCGGGTGCCGGCCAT of the Acidimicrobiales bacterium genome contains:
- a CDS encoding ABC transporter ATP-binding protein — encoded protein: MPAVAVSNLTRSYGDVLAVDDLSFTVEPGEVFALLGPNGAGKSTTLEILEGHRSRDGGSVDVLGRDPGDGDRELRDRIGIVLQEVGIERELTVREVLEHYGACYTRRRPVDEVLALVGLDGLGDRRTHRMSGGQKRRIDLATGLIGDPDLLFLDEPTTGFDPSARRQAWEVVDGLRLLGKTILLTSHYMDEVEALADRALVIVGGRAVATGTPDELRGSAGRETLIRVRFPVEVSGTVDGLLAALVGRASVRNGVLEVRTPAPTADLHHLTTWAVDRGLELDGLEVNRPTLEDVYLDLIGHAGDADGPDSRAAPDG
- a CDS encoding ABC transporter permease, coding for MADRFPSSLGLLARQIGYQNRLFRRTAISAFFTLAFPLIFLLLVGAMFGDIDVAPGQVVAAAQFYAPVLAVFTAVSATYTNIGIVTAIYRDEGVLMRIRSTPLPRWVYMGGVVGSGVFIAVLGSLIMLAVGFGLYGLEMEADRIPVAVVTFVVGVASFSLLGLALASVTPSGQSAPALANATILPLAFISNVFIVVPDPARWLDVAGDVFPLKPFVEAFYAAFDPFRTGSAWEPGLLARIAAWGLLGALVAVRRFKWEPSTGAGLGGTRGRRTRG
- the cofC gene encoding 2-phospho-L-lactate guanylyltransferase, translating into MSGAVAVLIPVKAFGSAKGRLAEVLDGLARADLARRMAETVVTAAAPLPVTVVCDDDDVDAWARSQGADVVRVDGPGLNRAVEAGMEALANNGVATVVVAHADLPRATRLDHCAAFDGITLVPDRHHDGTPVAVVPTGVGFRFAYGPGSFAAHVAEAERLGVAWRSLLDPDLAWDVDDPEDLVALEG
- a CDS encoding NAD(P)-dependent glycerol-3-phosphate dehydrogenase — protein: MSTVEAVSRVAVIGAGSWGTTVAALLAPVVPTVLWSRRADVAADVSAGRGNRRYLDGYPLPSELEATDDLAVAVGGADLLVVGVPTHGFRHTLELAAAAVGSRTPVISLAKGFERSTGLRMSQVAAEVLPGRPVGVLTGPNLAREILEGRSAATVIAATDPAAASALQGLLASDRFRVYTNEDLVGCELGGALKNVIALAAGMAEGLDTGDNARAALITRGLAEMTRLGVALGGDPMTFAGLAGMGDVMATCMSSQSRNRWVGEQVGRGAEPDRVLAGMDQVAEGVRTATVACELAASVAMEVPVAEGVRSVFDDGRSPTEVWSALMARRTGPEVATT
- a CDS encoding HD domain-containing protein; the protein is MSFEHMVDGTPEDYELICRELVAHKAAHLADHLLATLKAMEGPLLGYPVDRFHHSLQSATRALRNGEDDEMVVAALLHDVGDPIAPENHSAVAADILRPYVDERTHWIIRHHGVFQGYYYFHHLGADPDAREQFREHRWFDDCAAFCAEYDQNCFERNYDEMALEEFEPLVREVFSRDSRYPLPSVTLA